Genomic window (Helicoverpa zea isolate HzStark_Cry1AcR chromosome 9, ilHelZeax1.1, whole genome shotgun sequence):
AAAGACGCTGAGAGAATCTAGCTTTAATGCTCTGAGCTtacctttttacataaaattaagagTAGGAAAATAGTCAAAGTCCAGCTTCTGCCAGAGCtaatcaaatgacccctcccgctgtgggttagcagcggtgagagagtgtcagactcttactgactaaaaaccgtcgtgttccgtcattggccttttgtgtaccagggccgcggtatctctttcgaacaacccgcaggaGCAACCAAAGCCTGCCTCTGTAAATGAGCTGTCTAACACTACatctaaaatcatttttcaaatcggtatccagtagtttttgagatttgCGAGTTCCAATAAACAAAGAAACCTTTTCGCTTTCATAATTTTAGTATAGAAGATTCAATCGACCCgttttttttgttcttaataCCCGTCTTATCAAAACCGTGGCCAAGATAATCAGAATCTATTCAGTAGATTTAGCTGTGCAAATGAGCCAACCGAACAAACATATACCTTAATCAGTTAGATTGATAGTCCTTTGTAACGAACGCTGATATAAAACAACACGGCTACAATTTAAACACGAAAGCCGACGAGCCAATCAGAACACCGCTTTGTTAACCAAACAAATCACCGAAAGGAGTCCGGTTATCCGTCAGCCAAGATAATCAACCTTTTTACTCACTATCTATGgattatatttaaactgtgctaTCACAGAGAAAGGAACGATAGCAGAGTTGCGATAAGtaaggtaggtcaagcgccttcttgtaggtcgagcaacgtacagtcaacttcagatCAGTGgttacagttttataggaaaatcgtacttattactatttagttaaggtgcatgacagttaccactgatgtgcagtctaccgtacgtaCGGTTTGATGAGTCACGAGAACTAATGAGACATTCGgtttccttgtcaaatcaaaaccaatctgttaaagattgatcttgattgattggtgattttattttgatagtaaTGGCCGGGTTCTACACGAGGCGTGTAAGGATGGgactagtaacgttcctcgtcccccgaacacctgcacattttggcgcgttactttcttaggagattttgggttaggacatctccgctagtcttttgttctccatgctcaCTACAGATACGTTGTTTTTTTAAAACGACAGCAAAGCTTGCGTGCTCAGGAAATGCAACGTCTGCCTCTGAAGAAACTATTGTGGATCACGCGAACTTTAATGGAATTTTACAAACTCACATTAAACGGTAAGGAAGCACTAaggttatttttaaacttggaCTTTTCAAGTATAATAACGGAGTTTTCAGGCAGTAAATATGCGCCAATGCAGGCGTTTCTATGCAGTGTTATTATAAGGTAGTTTATGGgcacataatttttttatagtttagttGTTCGGTAAAACATTATGGAGCTACATAAAATTGTTAACAACCACACGGCTCAGCAATCTATCACGCAGTCAccttagttttatatttttactagctTACAGCCACGTCAAGTAGGCCCTACTTCGCACACCCTATTAAAAATTAACGTAACTAACCCTTTCTTAAAAAAATGGCTATCTAAAGTTGAAAAATTTTTTGACAACAGACCTGAAGAGATCAAACAAACACTTTAGCTTTCAATCAATATGTCCATCCCTTAAACAGTTGTATCATGacgcaatattttaattattggtgatctcttatGTAAAGTTCGTGTCCATAATGCGCGTTCCGTATGCTGCTCCGCTGTAGTAGAAGTGCTTATGAAACTGGTAAATATCCCAGCACATAAGCTCTTACCCATATTGAACGGCACGTGAACGCTGTCTTCGAGTTCAAAACTTGACAAGCAATTTCTCAAATAGTTAATTAGACGGGTATGTATTTTCAGCAATAAAACCGATTTGTGACTACatgtttttaaatgtaaaaaataaagtaccCACAATTGATAACAAATGTAACCTAACTGTCAGTCACAATGAACCGAGTCCGATTATATGGTATTGTAGGATTCTTGGCCAAAAGcttcgatctcagtggcgtgcacttggagaggcctatgtccagcagtggactgctataggctgatgatgatgatgatgatggccaAAAGAAGGCTTCATTATTCATCAATTTATGCCACTTACAAAGTACAGTTACTATGCAGtattattgatttctgacactttcGCGATTATtaggcatttaaataaaacttctcTTAAGgatttatcgcggttatattaatattatttaatcccaaCGTaaccatggtcacgggcagactaaggtgtcggtcgtcttgatattttagttacaaacagctaccctacaatTTGTTAATAATACTATGCAGTGATTTCTTCACTACCGTCAAACAATTTCATGCGGCGTGTCTTCGTGCAAATCCTGCTGCAATAAAAGGATTACACACAAAGACACGATACCGTTTGCTAACGAGAAAACTTTCAAACTGTTCCCTTCTTTTTGTTACACTTTTCGTCTAATTAAATTCCGTGAGAGCCAACGGCTTAACTTTTCTCGCCAGTGTTGCAAGCTTCGGAGTGCGGTAATGAccggtttgtttatttttgttgtagcAACTCTGGATAGTGAAGAAGTCATTTAGAATTATTAGAAGCAAATTATCAAAACAATAGAATTTTGAGTAAAAAACTAGTAACTATAAACAATATAGACACTGTATTTCCTGATTTTTGCTCGGTGTAATTTAGGTAGGGAAATCCCTAAAATAATTTTGGGAAACATTTTTGATTCTCGTTAATTTAGGAGAAGTAGAAAATTCgtaaagtaatattatttcCTTTCCTTTTGTTACTATAAGTTTATCCCTTCGTTAATGATCACTGGGCACGACCTCTTTGAAGATACACAACCTGAAGCTTACCTTTCTCATTTATTTGGAAAAGTTGTATGCCTATTGTATTTTAGATTTCATGTTTTTAAGCCCTATGCAAATGCAAAATAGTGCATCGAATAGGATGTTAAATTGGGTCGCTATAAGGTTAAGTTTCATGCATGTTTGTGATATGGATTGCAAAGAAACTTCCATAACTGATAGAATTACGTCACAAACAACACAAAAGGAATAAAAAACACATCCTCAACTTGAAGACACTCTGATTGAGTTACAAATAGCGCCGACAGACACATTCTGCTTTCAAACGAAAACTTCAAACAAAGCAAAGAGTCCGCATAAAATTCGAGTGCAAAAGAAAAATCTTCAAGAAAAAGCTATTTCGCGAACAATAAAAACTGAGTTCATTTGTTTGAGGTAAGTACCGTGTACTTGAGTGCAGATAAAGGAACGCGATCTCAAAGGAGTAATTCATACTTACAGTAACTTCGCTCAcggcagacttttagtcggccgatagtttgtttaggcaCATAAAGCTCATATATggtaaacttttgtttataaataaagttgcatCAATATGTTGCTGTCAATACTGCGTATTGCAGAGTTGATAATAAAAGGCATGTTTCGAGCAACATTCTTGTTGCTCATCAACAATGTTGCTGAACAAAAGTTTACCATGAATACGGAGCTTTAATCAGTATGAAGAAGAATGGTAGTTTGGTAGTAAGCACATACCAACGATCAggatttagccggtatcagaccgactaaactttgattgaattcacgactttcttaaaaaaatcctATCATCGggctgtcggccgactgtttagtctgtagtctACAGGTACTCTTAAAGTATGGATGCGGCTGTATGTTTTTGCAAACAATCTGCCCCGACATTTTTGTAGCGCGGTGTATTGTTCCACTTTGTGAGAAAAAAGGAGCGAGTTTTAGCACGTGGAACGTACAgcttctttattaaataaagtccTTGGTGAAGTTATCACACTGTTTTTAcacattaaaaagtaattttgtatCAGATTACAATTATGGTGATGTTTGATAGGTACAATGTACTATGTACGTAATACGATAGAACGACTTTTCCAGTAGTTTCACGtcatgaaaattataaaaattgaagtagGTACATCCAGATCTTATTTGTGCATGCTAAATATCCGCTCGTGATACAGTTCTACACTAGAACGAGGAGATAGGGTGAACCAATCCAAAGACAACCAAACCACTTTCAATTTATGCGCTAATAATAATTACGCTGTTTTTTACATTTCTGCCTAAATTCTAGTGTGACAATACCTTTATTAAACTTTTGTGTAGCTTTGTAACTAGCTTGAACCAACGCAACTAAATGTATTATTCTGTATAGTTGTCTCATATTTgtgaataaagtttttattattatttattattattaaatacagaaataataaaagtGTTCCGCAATGCATAATTACAACTACCTATAGCATTTCAGTATTTTCAGTATGCGTATGTTAGAAAATGcaaaccatatttttttacacagctgtaaaaaaatacagagcCTTTAACAATTTTGTGGCCGGTAAATGAGTTTGTAGATTGTTACCACGCGATTTACTGCAGTTTCACTTTACAACCTACAGCGATAGCTTGCTAAATAACTTACCTACTTTTATATGTACGGATATTTAAAGCTTCGTTCTTAAATTACATAAGTGTTTGGGTGTGAAAACACGGAGGTTATTGACCGCTATTTAGTTAACTTTGCTTGTCCGAAATTGGCATATATGACGCCTCACACATGCACCGTAGTGTTCTGTTCATACATTTTGTCCATCGTCAAGTTTACCTAGTCCAGTAGAAGTACCTGCTTCGCAGCCGACCGTTAACAAACAATGCTACTCAACGAAaactgtaggtatattttatgagACGTATTCTATCAGGTATAGGTCTATCAGATCCTAAACCTGTAGAGTGAATcacaaaataactaaatatgAAATTTTAAAGTTTCAATATATACCTTCTCCATattcaataaatacttacaaagcATTAAGTCATAATTCAATTTCCACTTACCATTAGTTCGTTGTGGATCGATTTGAGCATGTAGTATAGAGAAGCCGGGCGCTATGATGGCGGGTAGCGTGCGCGAGCGCAGCAGGGGCGGTGGGGCGCGCCGACCGCCCCCGCCCAGCgcctccgccgccgccgccgctgccgccgccgcaCTGGGTgcgaagaaaatatttatgagtactGGTGAATAGTCagttatgatgatgatgagttttgAAATACGAGGTAACTGTTGCAATTATAAATTACTATTAATCTTAGTTCCACCCgtgataaatataaaagtaaatgtcaTTCCTGTGCCTgacctctctccggtcgtgttggattgccgtcccatcgggctatgagagtgagggaatagtgagtgcatttgtgtctgcgcaaatgcttgtccTGCGCGTCCTTGAAAAAAgctgccgtagccgataatcggctaggaggagaTCATCATAATTGTGATATTATGGATTGGAAACTATTGTATCCTGAAGTGTAAAACCTTAGAATAAAATAGTTTCACCACAGTCACAGCTAAAATAATAATCCAGCTAAAATCCTTACGAAAATCTAAAAATTCATTTCGAACTAACTGTAagttattcaatattattttcagacccaaaataaaatgtaggtttCTCCACTTCTGGGGCACTGAACAGCTGTACGTCATTAAAACTTCAATGCTTAAATTGGAACGTTAAATTGCCACTGCCGTGCTTTGACACTGGCGAAATATtcgctgaaaatattttaaagcagATGGGTTTtacgttgtaaataaataactttgactTAATTGTAAATACTGATTTACAATTTAATGTTACAAGTTTAAATGattgataaattatataatttttagggTACCGTACGCAAAACGTAAGACTTTGCTTTCCGTCTTTCCGTCTGACATCTGATAGATAAACAATTAAAAGTTTCACAGacagataatgtatttcttATGCAGTTTAACAGTAAATACtgaaaagtaagtacctatgtaggataaaatattataggtgCTTCGACAGCCAATGTGATGTTTTTTGCTTTTTGGTCGATAGGCAATAATTATAgaatacatgaaaaaaatataaataattatatcaattaGACGTAAACATGGCTGAATAAGTTTAGTcataaaaaattacatgaaaaCAGAAATatgcaatacaaaataaaatcaaggaAAACAACAACCAAACCATAATATCCCGTAATcccataaaaacaatataaaagacACAAACATGACTTGCGAGCCCGCTCATCTTACTCGACAtgccgccattttgtttacGTAACTGCCGGCGGATAGCTGATAACAGTCCCACATTCAACCCCTAACAGACACAAAGAAACAGAACtagatacatatgtatgtaaaatattacagCTTGACTTACTTTGTGATGACTTTGGATATACTAGCTGGTCCCCAGAGATTGAATACGCCTGTCGAGGGAAGTATATAATTCACTTGCATACCTACGCAAACTACTTAACTAGGAAACTAGTATTCTACTGCTACTAGTCCaggaaatggctaggcagaaTGACGCAAACTACTAGCCTATAGGTATTGTTATACGTAggataaacattaaaattcatttttgaGAGAAAGAGTTACAAACATCGATGCATCCTCGCCAgaaaactttcacgtttataataatctatactataatattataaagacgaaaactttgtttgtttggttgtgatgaataggctcaaaaactactggaccgtttttaaaaattctttcaccattcgaaagctacattatccacgagtaacataggctatattttaacccggtacgggcagcagttaccacgggacgcgggtaaaaccgcgggaaaacggctagtgtttggtaaagtgtaaataaatcaaGAAAAATTAATGATGAAATTACAATAAAGTTCATCTACCCGTTTTCTAAAAGTtcttctgctaattttactagTTTTTTGAGTTCGGAGAAATGTTACAATTGATACATTTTTATAGTAACCAATTTGCAATAAATCTCTGAAAATTCTGTAAGCCAGCACTAGATTTAACTAATCTATAAAACTTCCAAACTATCGAGTAGAAAATTATTGGAAATGTTCGCAGTAGATTCGTGATAACTTTTGATAAAGTAATATTGTTTCAGCCCGAAGCGTGAGAAAAACAGTAAATTATCTAGAACGATATTGTTATCCTATCGgctatatttttcttcttggaATCGtaccaaaattttaaatgcagtTTCAAGCATATTCTCATTTTTTTCCTCATTCATTTGGTATAATATTTCATTCAATAACGGTTTTAAAGTCATTTTGAATTGGATTCTTGCCAGCTGACTAGGGAGATAATGTGTATAGTTTGTTTGATATTGGTCCTTTATCAGATAGAAGTATTTGTCTGTATAATCAATTGGTACTACTCCAATATGACATCCTTTACTATACAcacaacattttttgttttttgtaccctaaacgctccgaaactacaggatctatttgaaaattctttcactgttggaagctacactcttcatacaacaacaattaaaaatagGCTTTGTTTTGTCCCGCTACAGGCTCAAGTTCCCAttggatgcgggtgaaaccgcgggaaatcgacATAACTTACATAGTTATTTTGAATAATAGTTTTCTCTTCTGCTTAAAACTTCTTATTCCTTACGCTGCAACCCCCATCTTCTGACTCGTAACTCCTTAAAATAACCTACAATTTCACTCTATTTATGTCTTTAATATATTGTTCTATAACTGCATCATTTACTCTCTTAATAAATGCAACACAGCTCATTTGTGGTGCCTGTGGCAAACAACCCTACTTACGTGCCAAGTCGCCCAATTGAATTTAAGAAGTTATGCTTAGGAACCCGTGGAGGTAAATTGATGGTCGTTTGCGTACTGGAGTTGctgaatttgtatttttttgtttggtgtATGTTTTTGAGACGTACTTATGAGCTTGTTCTTATTTTAACTTACCAAATTTAGTATTGCTATTTTAAGTGCCAGATGTTTGGCCAAAATTATGGTGATAGTAGAAATAGCATTCACTGATTTTACTGACTGCATGAACTTTCCCTAATGATATTGTGTTCTCTTGAACTTAATAAGGTAGGTCCTTGATTAAACCAAACATTCCCAAGTCTTCATACCTGTACCTCAATTTGTTGACTTccattctaataaaataaacttccatacaacattttatacatAATACCATGTATTTACGAGGTAACtactaaataattcaataattaCTCCAAAAGCcgataaaaatacatttcatcACATAAAAGCCAACTGTGACCCAACAGCCACTGTTAACATCGATAAGGTGAAATAATATGTCATTAGCCGTTTgggtcacaaaaaaaatatttgtaacagaCCATTATTGTGCTAGTACATTAggcttttagtcggccgatagtttgtttgggctcataaatcagtcaagctgtcaatcaacatctttggcagtctttacgggtagtcagaagccagtaagtctgacaccaatcttacaaaagggtattgggttgtccgagtaggttgaggagatcagataagtaggcgctccttgttaaacactgatactcagctgcatccttgttagactggaagccgactccaaaatagttgggaaaaagacttGGGATGACGAacttgtttgggctcataaatcagtatgaagatgtatGGTAATACTTACATTGCAGGTATTTGGTCGGTATCAGACCggacttacaaaaatatattttttctagcgtcgggtcaactgtcgactGCAGACTGCAGTTTACAGATACTCTTACTCTATTTGCTCACACCACTCACGCCTGACAACGTGTAATTTAGCGAAGTAGAAGGACTGTATAATATGAGGCTGTCATTTCCATACCCGCGGTGTGAACACAatgtataaatgtatgtatagtCTAGTGTAAATATGTAGACGACATTATTTGCTGTCTAGAAGCATTAGCACGTCATTTTCTGTCTGcttttgtaataataagttTCATAAAATAGCGTAGAGGAATTATTAGCTTAGTAACACCAGTAAAGGGATTGGTAAATCAATGAGCAAAGGTCAATCTATTCAGATTAAGATCCACTTGTCTGATAAATCTATGGGTGACCATTTATGTGAACAAGTCCAAAAAGCAAGATCGTTTCATCCGAAACCTATGATCAAGAGGTCAGAAGAGGAAGCCAACCTAAGATATTTCAAAAGGAAAACACCCTAGACACATCTAATCAACTTTCTTGAAAATGAATAAGCAACCACATGAAATAATTCTTTAATATAATTGAACTCTTTATATTATCTATCTAACTAAACAGTATTGTTGGCAGTGATATTAGCAACTGTAGTGACTGCTATTGGTAGGACGCTACTTGGGTTTGCATTTGTCTGAGCTGTTTCATTCTTTGCTACTTCTGATCCTTGTGAGGTTACAGCAAGTGTGGTAGTTATATTTTGAGTATTAGCTGTGGTTTCATTCAAATTGCTTTCTACTTCACTTCTTCTCGTATTATTTGCTTTTTCAGCTTCATGCTCAGTTGTCAAATTAAGTTTGGTGCAGTTGTGACATCCGAGACCTTTGGAAATATTAGAAATAGTTTAAGTATCTCGAATTCTtgagttataattttttttttagaagttTGCTTCTTTGAATTCTAGTcttaaattataaaagaaataaaagagtTGGAAATTCTAAAACTAGTCTATTATCCTTTACTTCAAGCCTGATTACatttaaaaagccaaaaaatattCAGACTTAAAATTTAGAACGCAAAATAAAAGTGACATCAACTTATCGTTTTATGGTCGGTTAAATATTCCTAAAAGAATAGAGACAGATATTTCATAGCTAATAATCTTGTCTATTAAATGGAAAGGTTCGTCGAAAAAgggatcttttgttttttaaaaccCTATCTATTCAAATACTAGCTATTTTCCCACGGTTTCGCCTGCATACCGGGAAATTTgctcccgtacccggataaaacatagcctatgtttcGCGGGattagtgtagctttccaacagtgaaagatttttcttaaaacgGTTTTGTAGTTCAGAGCATTTCGGCAGAAACAAAAAGGCCTCTTTACAGACTAGACTCTTTACTTTACATTCCTAGATGTATAGGTAAATGATGATTCTTACCAACAAATAAATTGCTTAATCCTGGTATGTACAACGAAGATGCCCCAACCCCCACCTCGACGTGAACTTTGCCTATGTTGGATATTCCGTTGGCATCCAAATTGAGAGAGTCCTTACCTAAAAGGGTAATGGATTAGGTCTAAGCAGTATTTTCGCTCATTCTATCAGCCTTTTTGGATATTGGCTGTCAAATGTTACGAGCTCCTCTATTTTATAGATGTGATGAGACTTTTTTCTAGCAATTCTgtcaaaactttattaatctCACAGGTATTTTGGTTATGGCAATAAGTATGGTAAAATAGTGTGTAGTGAATTTCCATCATCGCAATAATTTGATACCTAATGTTACAATGCGTCCTCCCACAAAAGTTATGATACTATGAATTATAGACCTAAAATTAACCGTACCTACCTCATATAACTTATcactttcatattaaaatattgaccaactataaattttcaaatcttttCAAATATGTTCAGAACCTTTCGGAATGATAGCAAACGTAATTAAAAGCTTACGTCATCACTAATTAATTTACCCTGTCAGCTCTCATTACTTACGGAGGAGTTGTGAAATTGACTTAACTTTGGCGTATTATATtaaaacgaacattttaaaatgatacTCCCTTTGTTGCTAAGGAAACTTCTGTGACCAAAGTTGTATATGACTTCTTACTAAGAAGTTCTTAGGAACGGAGGCTTCAATCGCATGTAGGGTTTTATATGTATACTATagtctgccagtggtttcacttgTGTATCTACTTCATGTACACGGGTGGGAAGCCTATCTGTAGCCTTTATAGCCTTGTTCGACAAATGGGCAGACAAACAAACCCTTTcgtttattaatattagtatggacGAAAAATCTTCTTCAATAGCTAAATTAAGCTCCTTTGCGATTGTATGAATTACCTAAAGAAGTGCATTAGAGTTTTACTAATTATCTATGGATACgttaaaatacctacatttaataCTAAATAGGTAAGTCCAATACATCTATACATAAAGTTAAAGCAACATCCATACCAGTTCCATGCTTGAGTTGTAAATTCGTATCCCCGATAGCACTAATGCCATTGACCTTCAGTTTGACATCAAGATTTTGCAAATTCTTATCACAAGGCTTGTTATTTTCAAAACTATTGTTAATTGTATGGTTGGCTTCTAAGAAATGtgtcttctttttctttttgtctCTCACTTCTTTCAATTTTGTTTCGAGCTGAAATTCATGTGTTagtttcaaaattgtttttgttgaacACAATATTACTATTCTCATAGCTTAGACGTTCTTAATTTAAATGCACAGAACAGACAATCCCTTAAGAATGTAGGTAATAGAAATGATGACTTGATGAATAAGTATAAATAGATACTTAGATCGATAGAGGTTCAATAAAAGTGAGCAATACACAGCTGAATGGTAATGaaaaggcaaaaaatacaccaatAAAAGAACTTACGCAAATCTCAT
Coding sequences:
- the LOC124632940 gene encoding uncharacterized protein LOC124632940; amino-acid sequence: MAGAHLAFTLLIVAILEDSQANSINAHGMMNVKPYLDPKRRSEIVDQAFSEQKDVLLDMLETKLKEVRDKKKKKTHFLEANHTINNSFENNKPCDKNLQNLDVKLKVNGISAIGDTNLQLKHGTGKDSLNLDANGISNIGKVHVEVGVGASSLYIPGLSNLFVGLGCHNCTKLNLTTEHEAEKANNTRRSEVESNLNETTANTQNITTTLAVTSQGSEVAKNETAQTNANPSSVLPIAVTTVANITANNTV